From a single Eleginops maclovinus isolate JMC-PN-2008 ecotype Puerto Natales chromosome 2, JC_Emac_rtc_rv5, whole genome shotgun sequence genomic region:
- the LOC134881840 gene encoding calcitonin-1-like isoform X1, whose product MVMLKISAFLVAYALVICQMYCSQAAPARPGLESMSDRVTLTDYEARRLLNAIVKEFVQMTAEELEQQATEGNSMDRPLTKRCSNLSTCVLGKLSQELHKLQTFPRTNVGAGTPGKKRSAPESDSYANYGETFDSI is encoded by the exons ATGGTTATGTTGAAGATCTCTGCTTTCCTCGTTGCCTACGCCCTGGTCATTTGCCAGATGTACTGCTCACAAGCCGCCCCTGCCAG ACCGGGTTTAGAGTCCATGTCAGACCGAGTCACGCTCACGGACTATGAGGCGCGAAGGTTACTCAACGCCATCGTCAAGGAGTTTGTGCAGATGACGGCAgaggagctggagcagcagGCGACTGAAGGAAACAG CATGGACAGGCCCCTAACCAAGCGGTGCTCCAACCTCAGCACCTGTGTGTTGGGCAAACTGTCTCAGGAGCTGCACAAGTTGCAGACGTTCCCTCGCACGAACGTGGGAGCAGGAACGCCCGGCAAGAAGCGCAGTGCGCCCGAGAGCGACAGCTATGCAAACTACGGGGAGACGTTTGACAGCATCTAA
- the LOC134881840 gene encoding calcitonin gene-related peptide-like isoform X2 translates to MVMLKISAFLVAYALVICQMYCSQAAPARPGLESMSDRVTLTDYEARRLLNAIVKEFVQMTAEELEQQATEGNSVTAQKRACNTATCVTHRLADFLSRSGGMGNSNFVPTNVGAKAFGRRRRNVQM, encoded by the exons ATGGTTATGTTGAAGATCTCTGCTTTCCTCGTTGCCTACGCCCTGGTCATTTGCCAGATGTACTGCTCACAAGCCGCCCCTGCCAG ACCGGGTTTAGAGTCCATGTCAGACCGAGTCACGCTCACGGACTATGAGGCGCGAAGGTTACTCAACGCCATCGTCAAGGAGTTTGTGCAGATGACGGCAgaggagctggagcagcagGCGACTGAAGGAAACAG CGTTACAGCACAGAAGCGAGCCTGCAACACGGCAACCTGTGTGACCCACCGCCTGGCGGACTTCCTCAGCCGGTCGGGGGGGATGGGCAACAGCAACTTCGTGCCCACCAACGTCGGCGCCAAGGCCTTCGGAAGGCGGAGGAGAAATGTCCAGATGTGA